Genomic window (Streptomyces yatensis):
GGCATGACCATCGGCACCATGCGCGAACTGCTGGTGGATTTCGTCCACCAGGAGCTGGTGGCCGACGCACACTGAGCCGGACCCGGCACCGCGCCACGCGGGATCACCGGATCAGTGTGCGCAGAACGGGAACGCCGGCGCCCGCACTGGTCAGTCCGGCGATCACGGCGGCGGGCACGGACACGCCGGTGAGGGCGGTGAGGCCACCGATGACGAGGCCGATGACGAGCGCGGTGAGCAGGACGACGGTGGTGTGAACGGACAGGAACGGCTCCGCCGGGGCGGAATCGTTCGGCGACGAATGGACCGGTTGCGGCGGCTGAGTGCTGGTCATGCCCCCACTCTGAGCCTGCCCGCCGCCCTCACCTGCAGGGATCGAACAACTCCGCAGAAGTCTGATCAGCGGGTCGACACCACCGAACGGCAGCCGTGTTCGGTCGAACGCTTCCCCCGTGCCGTGGACCGTTCGGCGGTGTTCCGGCAAGTTCGGTACCGTTCCGTGGCCAGGGCTCTACCCTGGCTCTCCACGGCAACACGTGGGGGAACGTGGGGAACGGTGGACGTGACGCGGCAGCACCAGGCGGCGGTCAGCACTGGTACATATGACGATCTGCTGCGCCAACAGGCAGCGGAACTCACGCAGTTGCGCCTGCGGCGAGGCAATCCGTCACTGCGCTCGATCGAGGCACGCGCGGCGCGCATGTTCGGGCTGGAGGCGTCCTTACCGATCTCCACGCAAAGCGCGGCGTTCAGCGGCCGGTACGTCAGCCGGGACAAGCTGATGTGGCTGGTGCGCACCCTGATGTCATGGGACGAGTGGGGAGCGGAATGCGAGCCGCCCGGAAACCGGTCCCATGAGCTGGACACGTGGCGTATCCGCTGGACGGCCATCGCCGCCGCGAAGCCGACACGCCGCAGAACACCGGCCGCAGTAGCACCGGCGGAAGGTGACCCGCCTGCGGCTGAAGCTCCCACACCGGCATCGGCCGAGGCGACGCCACCCCAGCCACCGCCGAGGGAGGCGGCAGACGGTCTCCCGCCCGGTCAGCCTCTTGACGATCCACCTGCGCCCTCCGCAATCGCATCGTTCTCCCCGGGATCCGCTGTCCTCACCGGTCACAGCAGCACCATCCGGTCCGTGGCGTTCTCTCCCGATGGCGCGCTGCTCGCCACCGGAGGGGGCGACCGGACGGTGCGGTTGTGGGATCCGCGCACCCGCGCGCCCGTTGGCGAGCCCCTCATGGGCCACACCGGAGCGGTCTACGCGGTGGCGTTCTCCCCTGATGGAGCGCTTCTTGCCACCGGAGCCGATGACCGGACGGTGCGGTTGTGGGACCGCCACACCCGCACGCCGGTCGGCGACCCGCTTTCCAGCCACACCAGCACGGTCCGGTCGGTGGTGTTCTCGCCCGACGGATCCCTCCTCGCCACCGCAGGCGGTGACCGCACCGTGCGGTTCTGGAACCCGCGCACCCGTACCCCGGTCGGCGATCCCCTCACGGGCCATACCGGCGCGGTCCACGCGGTGGCGTTCTCTCCCGACGGGACGCTCCTCGCCACCGGAGGCGGCGACCAGACGGTGCGGTTGTGGGACCCACGTACCCGTACTCCGGTCGGCGATCCCTTCACCGGCCACACTGGCTGGGTGCGGTCGGTGGCGTTCTCTCCCGATGGGACCCTCCTCGCCACCGCGAGTGGCGATCGCACGGTGCGGTTGTGGGACCCGCAGGCCCGTACTCCGGTCGGCGGCCCCCTCACCGCACACGTCAGCTGGCTCTACGCGGTGGCGTTCTCCCCTGACGGCGCGCTTCTCGCCACCGGAGGCGATGACCACACGGTGCGACTATGGGACCGGCAGGCCCGCACACCGGTCGGCGCCCCCCTCACCGGCCACGCCGACTGGGTGCGGTCGGTGGCGTTCTCACCTGATGGCACTCTCCTCGCCACCGCAAGTGGCGACGGCACGGCGCGGTTGTACGAGCGCGAGGCGCCGAGCGACATGAACGCCCGCCGACTCGAATTCCATCACCGGGTCGGCACGGCCATGCTCCATGTGCACCGGGGAACGACCGGAGGCGGAGCGCCCAGCGAGGAGCCGCCGGCGGAGCTCTACCGCGATGTACTCGAGGCAGCCGAAGCGACCTTCGTCCGGGCGACCAAGACGGGGGATGTCGAGCAGATGATCGCGGGCTGGGACGAGTTCACCGGGCTCGCCACCCAGCTGGGGCAGAGCTCCGCGCTGCTCGGAGCCGTACTGCTCGGATCGCTGGTCGAGCACACGGGCCTGTCCCCGCAGGAGGTCATCTCCCAGGCCATCGCCAAGGCGCAGGCCCACCCCACCGGGACGCAAGCGGCGCTTGAACCCGCCGAGCCCACCGATCCCAGCACTCCCACCGGAAGGTGACCCGACGATGCCACATCCGAGCCTCCTCGCGGTGTTCGCGCACCCGGACGACGAGTCCCTGTCGGCGGGTGGCGTGCTCGCCCAGCACGCGGCCGCGGGAGCGCGAACCGCCGTCGTCACGGCGACCTGGGCAGAGGACACCCCACGCGCGGCGGAGCTGGCCGAGGCGCTCCACATCCTCGGCGCCGGTGAGCCACGGATGCTCGGCTACGCCGACGCCCGGGCCCCACACTCGGCTCCGGGCGGCGTCCGATTCTGCGACGCGCCGCTCGATGAGTCGGTGCGTCGGCTGGTCACGCACATCCGGGCGTTCCGACCGGACATCGTCGTCACCCATGACGCCTATGGCGGGCTGACCGGCCATCCGGACCACCTCCACACCCACCGGGTGACCACGCTCGCAGTCGAGGCCGCCGGGCTGGACCGGCTCTACCCGGACACCGGCGCGCCCTGGCAGCCGAGCGCCCTCTACCTGGCCACGCACCCACACTCGGCCGCGCAGGCGCTGGGCGCACACCTGGTCCGGGGAGACAAGGCGATGTACAGCGTCCCCGATGAGTGGGTCACCGCGACGGTTGATGCCAGTCCCTGGCTCGAACAGAAGCTCGGCGCTGTACTCGCCCACCGCACCGAAGTGGAGCGGGGAGCGCTGCCGGGCCGGCTTGCGGCACTCCCGCCAACCGAGCGGGCGAAACTGGTGTCCACCGAGTGGTACATCCGCCGCGACCTCGCCCGCACGGCGGCGACCCAAACCCGACTGACGCCACGCGGTTGAGCGGTATCAACCGCCGGAACGCTCTTTCAAGCTCAGCTCTGCGGTCGTGCCCCGCTCCCCTCCGCCACCGCGTAGCCGGGCACGGACGGCCAGCGAACAGTCAGTACCACCGACTCCTCCTCCGCGAACCATGAGTGGTCGACTCCGCGCCCCCATACGACGTAATCACCCTGCTCTTCCAGAAGGACGCTGCGCCCGGGCAGTTCAACGCGGAACTGTCCGCTGATGAGAACCAGAAGCGCTGTGCGTTCCTCGCCCTTCACCCACTGCGCTCGCTCGTCGCCCCGCGGGTGGACGCCCCATTTGATCTCCACGGACTCGCTGTGGCGCGGATCGCCGACGTCCTTGAAGTGTCCGAGGAGCCACCCCCGGTCCAGCGCCGCATCCTTGCCCGCATTGCCCACGTACACACTGTCGTTCACACGGCAGGACGCTAGCAGCCGCTCTTGTGGAGGTGATCCGTGCCGGATCCGCGCCGGTCAGGCCCTAGTGTGCTGCCATGCGCGACGACAGGCCCGATGAAACGCGCCGTGTCCAGCTGAGCCGGATCTTCGACGAGGACGCGGAGCTGTACAACCGGGCCAGGCCCGGGTATCCGCCCGAGCTGTTCGACGACCTCGCCGAGGTGGCCGGCACCGGGCCCGGCTGTCGTGTCCTCGAGGTGGGGGCGGGCACCGGCCAGGCGA
Coding sequences:
- a CDS encoding WD40 repeat domain-containing protein → MSWDEWGAECEPPGNRSHELDTWRIRWTAIAAAKPTRRRTPAAVAPAEGDPPAAEAPTPASAEATPPQPPPREAADGLPPGQPLDDPPAPSAIASFSPGSAVLTGHSSTIRSVAFSPDGALLATGGGDRTVRLWDPRTRAPVGEPLMGHTGAVYAVAFSPDGALLATGADDRTVRLWDRHTRTPVGDPLSSHTSTVRSVVFSPDGSLLATAGGDRTVRFWNPRTRTPVGDPLTGHTGAVHAVAFSPDGTLLATGGGDQTVRLWDPRTRTPVGDPFTGHTGWVRSVAFSPDGTLLATASGDRTVRLWDPQARTPVGGPLTAHVSWLYAVAFSPDGALLATGGDDHTVRLWDRQARTPVGAPLTGHADWVRSVAFSPDGTLLATASGDGTARLYEREAPSDMNARRLEFHHRVGTAMLHVHRGTTGGGAPSEEPPAELYRDVLEAAEATFVRATKTGDVEQMIAGWDEFTGLATQLGQSSALLGAVLLGSLVEHTGLSPQEVISQAIAKAQAHPTGTQAALEPAEPTDPSTPTGR
- a CDS encoding PIG-L family deacetylase, with protein sequence MPHPSLLAVFAHPDDESLSAGGVLAQHAAAGARTAVVTATWAEDTPRAAELAEALHILGAGEPRMLGYADARAPHSAPGGVRFCDAPLDESVRRLVTHIRAFRPDIVVTHDAYGGLTGHPDHLHTHRVTTLAVEAAGLDRLYPDTGAPWQPSALYLATHPHSAAQALGAHLVRGDKAMYSVPDEWVTATVDASPWLEQKLGAVLAHRTEVERGALPGRLAALPPTERAKLVSTEWYIRRDLARTAATQTRLTPRG
- a CDS encoding signal peptidase I, which translates into the protein MNDSVYVGNAGKDAALDRGWLLGHFKDVGDPRHSESVEIKWGVHPRGDERAQWVKGEERTALLVLISGQFRVELPGRSVLLEEQGDYVVWGRGVDHSWFAEEESVVLTVRWPSVPGYAVAEGSGARPQS